A stretch of the Archangium violaceum genome encodes the following:
- a CDS encoding aminoacyl-tRNA deacylase, producing the protein MIPVPIQDYLRQQHVPFLRHWHPRAITAQELAQALHVTGYRVAKSVIVRAGQQLWICLPPASETLDLKKVREALGVREVQLATEDDFANHFPDCELGAEPPFGHLYGLPVLMDESLGVAEDLLLRAGSHEEALEVSVEDFIALESPQMADIIHERPGRHVEHHAMHP; encoded by the coding sequence ATGATCCCCGTCCCCATCCAGGATTACCTCCGGCAGCAACACGTCCCCTTCCTCCGTCACTGGCACCCACGCGCGATCACGGCGCAGGAGCTGGCCCAGGCGCTCCACGTGACAGGGTACCGCGTGGCCAAGTCGGTCATCGTCCGGGCCGGCCAGCAGCTGTGGATCTGCCTCCCTCCCGCTTCGGAGACACTGGACCTGAAGAAGGTCCGGGAGGCGCTCGGTGTCCGGGAGGTCCAGCTGGCGACCGAGGACGATTTCGCGAACCACTTCCCCGATTGCGAGCTGGGCGCGGAACCGCCCTTCGGTCACCTCTACGGGCTGCCGGTGCTGATGGACGAGAGCCTGGGCGTGGCCGAGGACCTGCTGCTGCGCGCCGGCTCGCACGAGGAGGCGCTGGAGGTGAGCGTCGAGGACTTCATCGCGCTCGAGTCACCCCAGATGGCCGACATCATCCACGAGCGCCCGGGTCGACACGTGGAGCATCACGCCATGCATCCATGA